The following proteins come from a genomic window of Labeo rohita strain BAU-BD-2019 chromosome 25, IGBB_LRoh.1.0, whole genome shotgun sequence:
- the LOC127156382 gene encoding L-fucose kinase isoform X2, whose translation MGRLQQGFLLDARAKIRCCRRSRLLFRPAVGLSVHKVISWDGFSGVRVVTLPGDVNFAVNHGVYVTDAETRVRNIIYKGSKEMISSAALPDGKVPLVSGPVFFSKTVAEKLLQTHVMAPLDGCTYLGMDSGAPPLEISLFLDILVCLCADLTEQEFINGERTGCTSPSGPQGAVVRSGRAVLWRTLRGSSISMLYIPDGRYDYLTQSGREHVIRLTETGTETMILSHIQDVKSVSEGSRVINSVLEGDVRVSAGAVVQHCHLQGPVEVHSGCLLSGLDLTSSSCIQRLPLSSDIIIQGHRVILGEIKLTVYTAFGAHDNLEACTDDVNASFLNQKWSDFCSRTGIQPQYLWGTNRTESCCLLDARLFPVFMPHSGHVGLEGVCWLLGGTGRLDNWREAWRLSLRDILILTDQQAELRWREELFFSVGRRIAVDTLQGHMGLSLLSFFRAAALAGQQEALLQALDSVAAGSGGDLGVAARCLACIADVLGCVAGEGKGGLRSGPAANPSWASAFKLLEEGNLSVGVKELASQRKHWLSRPDLLVRAARHYEGAGQILLRKAVMSAREFVFIGQGEMPPMGEWQEVECPARLDLSGGWSDTPPIAFEHGGLVVNVAIKVDGKRPIGARVRRVPEPHLLLVSTSGEPACSISTETLCEDLTDLEDYCQPHAPGALLKAVCVCSELVCVSSSVSLKEQLLQRWGGGLEIHSWSTLPHGSGLGTSSILAGAALAAVYRCTGRSYDTNSLIHDVLYLEQILTTGGGWQDQVGGLFGGVKLARSAAKLPLRVEVEQLSLTQDFLSVLQQHLLLVYTGKTRLARNLLQDVVRSWYARLPSIVQNAEQLVTNAEECAEACRKGSLVILGHCMDTYWQQKKLMAPGCEPAAVRSMMNALQPLSLGQSLAGAGGGGFLFLLTREPQQKEAVREILTNIQGIGSFSVHSVELDMDGISIIQKSSEHPEQQQMT comes from the exons ATGGGACGGCTGCAGCAGGGCTTTCTGCTGGATGCCCGTGCAAAGATCAGATGCTGTAGAAGGAGCCGTTTGCTGTTTAGACCTGCTGTTGGACTGTCTGTCCACAAAG TGATTTCATGGGATGGGTTCTCTGGGGTTCGGGTTGTGACGCTGCCAGGTGACGTTAATTTTGCTGTTAATCATGGCGTCTATGTCACTGATGCAGAG ACCAGAGTACGTAACATTATCTATAAGGGCTCAAAGGAGATGATCAGCTCTGCCGCACTGCCTGATGGGAAAGTACCTCTG GTGTCCGGACCAGTGTTTTTCTCTAAGACTGTTGCAGAGAAACTCTTACAGACTCATGTTATGGCACCATTGGACGGTTGTACATATCTTGGCATGGATTCAGGAGCTCCACCACTTGag ATATCTCTCTTTCTGGATATTCTGGTGTGCCTTTGCGCTGACCTGACAGAGCAGGAATTCATCAATGGAGAGAGAACAGGCTGCACCTCACCCTCCGGACCTCAGGGGGCAGTAGTGAGGAGCGGCCGCGCTGTGCTGTGGAGGACCCTCAGGGGATCCTCCATCTCTATGT TGTACATTCCAGATGGTCGATATGATTATTTGACTCAGTCGGGACGAGAACATGTTATTCGTCTGACAGAAACTGGAACGGAGACGATGATTCTCTCTCATATTCAG GATGTGAAGTCTGTGTCAGAAGGCAGCAGGGTGATTAATAGCGTTTTAGAAGGAGATGTTCGTGTGTCAGCAGGAGCTGTTGTGCAGCACTGCCACCTACAG GGTCCAGTTGAGGTGCATTCTGGGTGTCTGCTGTCAGGGCTTGATTTGACCTCCTCATCCTGCATCCAACGTCTACCCCTGTCCAGTGACATCATCATTCAGGGTCATCGAGTGATCTTGGGAGAGATAAAGTTAACAGTGTACACAGCTTTTGGAGCTCATGACAATTTAGAG GCTTGCACTGATGATGTCAATGCATCATTCCTTAATCAAAAATGGAGTGATTTTTGTAGTCGGACTGGAATACA GCCTCAGTACCTTTGGGGAACTAATAGGACTGAGTCATGCTGTCTGCTGGACGCCCGCTTGTTCCCTGTGTTCATGCCACACTCAGGACACGTTGGACTAGAGGGTGTTTGTTGGCTCCTGGGTGGCACTGGAAGGCTGGACAACTGGAGGGAAGCCTGGAGACTCTCGCTCAGGGATATTCTCATCCTGACGGACCAGCAGGCAGAGCTGCGCTGGAGAGAAGAGCTGTTCTTCAGTGTTGGTCGACGGATAGCTGTAGATACTCTGCAGGGCCACATGGGTCTCAGTCTACTGTCATTCTTTAGAGCAGCAGCACTTGCTGGCCAGCAGGAGGCGCTGCTGCAAGCACTAGACTCTG TGGCTGCAGGCAGCGGTGGTGATCTTGGAGTAGCAGCTCGTTGTCTCGCCTGTATCGCTGACGTCCTTGGCTGTGTGGCTGGTGAGGGTAAAGGTGGTTTGCGTAGTGGACCAGCAGCGAATCCATCATGGGCTTCTGCTTTTAAGCTTCTAGAAGAGGGAAACTTATCTGTAGGTGTCAAAGAACTGGCCAGTCAAAGAAAACACTGGCTCAGCAG ACCAGATTTGTTGGTGAGAGCCGCCAGGCATTATGAGGGGGCGGGACAGATACTGCTGCGGAAAGCAGTTATGTCAGCACGTGAGTTTGTGTTCATTGGTCAAGGAGAGATGCCGCCCATGGGCGAATGGCAGGAAGTGGAATGTCCTGCTCGACTGGATCTGTCAG GTGGCTGGAGTGACACTCCTCCTATTGCGTTTGAACATGGTGGACTGGTGGTCAATGTGGCCATTAAAGTGGATGGAAAACGGCCGATTGGAGCTCGAGTTCGGCGTGTTCCAGAGCCTCATCTGCTGTTGGTCAGTACCAGCGGTGAACCGGCCTGCAGCATCTCCACAGAAACACTCTGTGAGGATCTTACTGACCTGGAAGACTATTGCCAACCTCACGCTCCAG GTGCTCTGCTAAAagcggtgtgtgtgtgcagtgagCTGGTGTGTGTATCGTCTTCTGTATCTCTGAAAGAGCAGTTGTTACAGCGCTGGGGTGGTGGACTGGAGATCCACAGCTGGTCTACGTTGCCACATGGATCTGGTCTCG GCACCAGCAGTATCCTGGCAGGTGCAGCTCTTGCAGCAGTATACAGATGTACAGGACGGAGCTACGACACAAACTCTCTCATTCATGATGTTCTTTACCTGGAGCAGATACTCACCACTG GTGGAGGATGGCAGGACCAGGTTGGTGGGCTGTTTGGAGGAGTGAAACTGGCCCGATCTGCAGCTAAATTACCGCTGAGAGTGGAAGTAGAACAGCTCTCTCTGACTCAAGACTTCCTGTCCGTCCTGCAGCAGCATCTTCTCCTGGTTTACACTGGAAAGACACGTTTAGCACGAAACCTCCTGCAG gacGTGGTGCGGAGCTGGTATGCACGTTTACCTTCCATCGTACAGAATGCAGAGCAGCTGGTGACCAATGCAGAGGAATGTGCTGAAGCCTGCAGAAAGg GATCTCTCGTCATATTGGGACACTGTATGGACACATACTGGCAGCAGAAGAAGCTGATGGCTCCAGGCTGTGAGCCGGCGGCAGTGAGATCGATGATGAATGCACTTCAGCCGCTGAGTTTAGGACAGAGTCTGGCAggagcaggaggaggaggattCCTGTTCTTACTCACCCGTGAGCCACAGCAGAAGGAAGCAGTGAGAGAGATTCTCACAAACATACAG GGCATTGGTTCCTTCAGTGTTCATTCAGTGGAGCTGGATATGGATGGGATCTCAATCATTCAGAAGAGCTCTGAACATCCTGAACAACAGCAGATGACATAA
- the LOC127156382 gene encoding L-fucose kinase isoform X1 produces MADEGLLKWTVIVLTCQHKDSVYAFQRELEVRQKRGVLPADALLLTVPDPHARLGSGGATLNALLVAAEHLSARAGYSVVNADVLDEAHILILHTGRDFPWDGCSRAFCWMPVQRSDAVEGAVCCLDLLLDCLSTKICAGSPPGVWVCGTDMILNIPTQQLISWDGFSGVRVVTLPGDVNFAVNHGVYVTDAETRVRNIIYKGSKEMISSAALPDGKVPLVSGPVFFSKTVAEKLLQTHVMAPLDGCTYLGMDSGAPPLEISLFLDILVCLCADLTEQEFINGERTGCTSPSGPQGAVVRSGRAVLWRTLRGSSISMLYIPDGRYDYLTQSGREHVIRLTETGTETMILSHIQDVKSVSEGSRVINSVLEGDVRVSAGAVVQHCHLQGPVEVHSGCLLSGLDLTSSSCIQRLPLSSDIIIQGHRVILGEIKLTVYTAFGAHDNLEACTDDVNASFLNQKWSDFCSRTGIQPQYLWGTNRTESCCLLDARLFPVFMPHSGHVGLEGVCWLLGGTGRLDNWREAWRLSLRDILILTDQQAELRWREELFFSVGRRIAVDTLQGHMGLSLLSFFRAAALAGQQEALLQALDSVAAGSGGDLGVAARCLACIADVLGCVAGEGKGGLRSGPAANPSWASAFKLLEEGNLSVGVKELASQRKHWLSRPDLLVRAARHYEGAGQILLRKAVMSAREFVFIGQGEMPPMGEWQEVECPARLDLSGGWSDTPPIAFEHGGLVVNVAIKVDGKRPIGARVRRVPEPHLLLVSTSGEPACSISTETLCEDLTDLEDYCQPHAPGALLKAVCVCSELVCVSSSVSLKEQLLQRWGGGLEIHSWSTLPHGSGLGTSSILAGAALAAVYRCTGRSYDTNSLIHDVLYLEQILTTGGGWQDQVGGLFGGVKLARSAAKLPLRVEVEQLSLTQDFLSVLQQHLLLVYTGKTRLARNLLQDVVRSWYARLPSIVQNAEQLVTNAEECAEACRKGSLVILGHCMDTYWQQKKLMAPGCEPAAVRSMMNALQPLSLGQSLAGAGGGGFLFLLTREPQQKEAVREILTNIQGIGSFSVHSVELDMDGISIIQKSSEHPEQQQMT; encoded by the exons ATGGCAGATGAAGGACTGCTGAAGTGGACTGTTATCGTGCTCACATGTCAACATAAAGACAGTGTTTATGCTTTCCAGAGAG AGCTGGAGGTGCGTCAAAAGCGTGGTGTTCTCCCTGCTGATGCCCTGCTGCTGACCGTTCCTGACCCTCACGCCCGGCTGGGTAGCGGCGGAGCTACACTGAATGCTCTGCTGGTGGCTGCAGAGCACCTGAGCGCTAGAGCTGGATACAGC gtGGTGAACGCAGATGTTCTGGATGAAGCTCATATTCTCATCCTTCACACg ggCAGAGATTTCCCATGGGACGGCTGCAGCAGGGCTTTCTGCTGGATGCCCGTGCAAAGATCAGATGCTGTAGAAGGAGCCGTTTGCTGTTTAGACCTGCTGTTGGACTGTCTGTCCACAAAG ATTTGCGCTGGTTCTCCGCCAGGCGTTTGGGTGTGCGGCACTGATATGATCTTGAATATTCCAACACAACAGC TGATTTCATGGGATGGGTTCTCTGGGGTTCGGGTTGTGACGCTGCCAGGTGACGTTAATTTTGCTGTTAATCATGGCGTCTATGTCACTGATGCAGAG ACCAGAGTACGTAACATTATCTATAAGGGCTCAAAGGAGATGATCAGCTCTGCCGCACTGCCTGATGGGAAAGTACCTCTG GTGTCCGGACCAGTGTTTTTCTCTAAGACTGTTGCAGAGAAACTCTTACAGACTCATGTTATGGCACCATTGGACGGTTGTACATATCTTGGCATGGATTCAGGAGCTCCACCACTTGag ATATCTCTCTTTCTGGATATTCTGGTGTGCCTTTGCGCTGACCTGACAGAGCAGGAATTCATCAATGGAGAGAGAACAGGCTGCACCTCACCCTCCGGACCTCAGGGGGCAGTAGTGAGGAGCGGCCGCGCTGTGCTGTGGAGGACCCTCAGGGGATCCTCCATCTCTATGT TGTACATTCCAGATGGTCGATATGATTATTTGACTCAGTCGGGACGAGAACATGTTATTCGTCTGACAGAAACTGGAACGGAGACGATGATTCTCTCTCATATTCAG GATGTGAAGTCTGTGTCAGAAGGCAGCAGGGTGATTAATAGCGTTTTAGAAGGAGATGTTCGTGTGTCAGCAGGAGCTGTTGTGCAGCACTGCCACCTACAG GGTCCAGTTGAGGTGCATTCTGGGTGTCTGCTGTCAGGGCTTGATTTGACCTCCTCATCCTGCATCCAACGTCTACCCCTGTCCAGTGACATCATCATTCAGGGTCATCGAGTGATCTTGGGAGAGATAAAGTTAACAGTGTACACAGCTTTTGGAGCTCATGACAATTTAGAG GCTTGCACTGATGATGTCAATGCATCATTCCTTAATCAAAAATGGAGTGATTTTTGTAGTCGGACTGGAATACA GCCTCAGTACCTTTGGGGAACTAATAGGACTGAGTCATGCTGTCTGCTGGACGCCCGCTTGTTCCCTGTGTTCATGCCACACTCAGGACACGTTGGACTAGAGGGTGTTTGTTGGCTCCTGGGTGGCACTGGAAGGCTGGACAACTGGAGGGAAGCCTGGAGACTCTCGCTCAGGGATATTCTCATCCTGACGGACCAGCAGGCAGAGCTGCGCTGGAGAGAAGAGCTGTTCTTCAGTGTTGGTCGACGGATAGCTGTAGATACTCTGCAGGGCCACATGGGTCTCAGTCTACTGTCATTCTTTAGAGCAGCAGCACTTGCTGGCCAGCAGGAGGCGCTGCTGCAAGCACTAGACTCTG TGGCTGCAGGCAGCGGTGGTGATCTTGGAGTAGCAGCTCGTTGTCTCGCCTGTATCGCTGACGTCCTTGGCTGTGTGGCTGGTGAGGGTAAAGGTGGTTTGCGTAGTGGACCAGCAGCGAATCCATCATGGGCTTCTGCTTTTAAGCTTCTAGAAGAGGGAAACTTATCTGTAGGTGTCAAAGAACTGGCCAGTCAAAGAAAACACTGGCTCAGCAG ACCAGATTTGTTGGTGAGAGCCGCCAGGCATTATGAGGGGGCGGGACAGATACTGCTGCGGAAAGCAGTTATGTCAGCACGTGAGTTTGTGTTCATTGGTCAAGGAGAGATGCCGCCCATGGGCGAATGGCAGGAAGTGGAATGTCCTGCTCGACTGGATCTGTCAG GTGGCTGGAGTGACACTCCTCCTATTGCGTTTGAACATGGTGGACTGGTGGTCAATGTGGCCATTAAAGTGGATGGAAAACGGCCGATTGGAGCTCGAGTTCGGCGTGTTCCAGAGCCTCATCTGCTGTTGGTCAGTACCAGCGGTGAACCGGCCTGCAGCATCTCCACAGAAACACTCTGTGAGGATCTTACTGACCTGGAAGACTATTGCCAACCTCACGCTCCAG GTGCTCTGCTAAAagcggtgtgtgtgtgcagtgagCTGGTGTGTGTATCGTCTTCTGTATCTCTGAAAGAGCAGTTGTTACAGCGCTGGGGTGGTGGACTGGAGATCCACAGCTGGTCTACGTTGCCACATGGATCTGGTCTCG GCACCAGCAGTATCCTGGCAGGTGCAGCTCTTGCAGCAGTATACAGATGTACAGGACGGAGCTACGACACAAACTCTCTCATTCATGATGTTCTTTACCTGGAGCAGATACTCACCACTG GTGGAGGATGGCAGGACCAGGTTGGTGGGCTGTTTGGAGGAGTGAAACTGGCCCGATCTGCAGCTAAATTACCGCTGAGAGTGGAAGTAGAACAGCTCTCTCTGACTCAAGACTTCCTGTCCGTCCTGCAGCAGCATCTTCTCCTGGTTTACACTGGAAAGACACGTTTAGCACGAAACCTCCTGCAG gacGTGGTGCGGAGCTGGTATGCACGTTTACCTTCCATCGTACAGAATGCAGAGCAGCTGGTGACCAATGCAGAGGAATGTGCTGAAGCCTGCAGAAAGg GATCTCTCGTCATATTGGGACACTGTATGGACACATACTGGCAGCAGAAGAAGCTGATGGCTCCAGGCTGTGAGCCGGCGGCAGTGAGATCGATGATGAATGCACTTCAGCCGCTGAGTTTAGGACAGAGTCTGGCAggagcaggaggaggaggattCCTGTTCTTACTCACCCGTGAGCCACAGCAGAAGGAAGCAGTGAGAGAGATTCTCACAAACATACAG GGCATTGGTTCCTTCAGTGTTCATTCAGTGGAGCTGGATATGGATGGGATCTCAATCATTCAGAAGAGCTCTGAACATCCTGAACAACAGCAGATGACATAA
- the LOC127156382 gene encoding L-fucose kinase isoform X3, with amino-acid sequence MILNIPTQQLISWDGFSGVRVVTLPGDVNFAVNHGVYVTDAETRVRNIIYKGSKEMISSAALPDGKVPLVSGPVFFSKTVAEKLLQTHVMAPLDGCTYLGMDSGAPPLEISLFLDILVCLCADLTEQEFINGERTGCTSPSGPQGAVVRSGRAVLWRTLRGSSISMLYIPDGRYDYLTQSGREHVIRLTETGTETMILSHIQDVKSVSEGSRVINSVLEGDVRVSAGAVVQHCHLQGPVEVHSGCLLSGLDLTSSSCIQRLPLSSDIIIQGHRVILGEIKLTVYTAFGAHDNLEACTDDVNASFLNQKWSDFCSRTGIQPQYLWGTNRTESCCLLDARLFPVFMPHSGHVGLEGVCWLLGGTGRLDNWREAWRLSLRDILILTDQQAELRWREELFFSVGRRIAVDTLQGHMGLSLLSFFRAAALAGQQEALLQALDSVAAGSGGDLGVAARCLACIADVLGCVAGEGKGGLRSGPAANPSWASAFKLLEEGNLSVGVKELASQRKHWLSRPDLLVRAARHYEGAGQILLRKAVMSAREFVFIGQGEMPPMGEWQEVECPARLDLSGGWSDTPPIAFEHGGLVVNVAIKVDGKRPIGARVRRVPEPHLLLVSTSGEPACSISTETLCEDLTDLEDYCQPHAPGALLKAVCVCSELVCVSSSVSLKEQLLQRWGGGLEIHSWSTLPHGSGLGTSSILAGAALAAVYRCTGRSYDTNSLIHDVLYLEQILTTGGGWQDQVGGLFGGVKLARSAAKLPLRVEVEQLSLTQDFLSVLQQHLLLVYTGKTRLARNLLQDVVRSWYARLPSIVQNAEQLVTNAEECAEACRKGSLVILGHCMDTYWQQKKLMAPGCEPAAVRSMMNALQPLSLGQSLAGAGGGGFLFLLTREPQQKEAVREILTNIQGIGSFSVHSVELDMDGISIIQKSSEHPEQQQMT; translated from the exons ATGATCTTGAATATTCCAACACAACAGC TGATTTCATGGGATGGGTTCTCTGGGGTTCGGGTTGTGACGCTGCCAGGTGACGTTAATTTTGCTGTTAATCATGGCGTCTATGTCACTGATGCAGAG ACCAGAGTACGTAACATTATCTATAAGGGCTCAAAGGAGATGATCAGCTCTGCCGCACTGCCTGATGGGAAAGTACCTCTG GTGTCCGGACCAGTGTTTTTCTCTAAGACTGTTGCAGAGAAACTCTTACAGACTCATGTTATGGCACCATTGGACGGTTGTACATATCTTGGCATGGATTCAGGAGCTCCACCACTTGag ATATCTCTCTTTCTGGATATTCTGGTGTGCCTTTGCGCTGACCTGACAGAGCAGGAATTCATCAATGGAGAGAGAACAGGCTGCACCTCACCCTCCGGACCTCAGGGGGCAGTAGTGAGGAGCGGCCGCGCTGTGCTGTGGAGGACCCTCAGGGGATCCTCCATCTCTATGT TGTACATTCCAGATGGTCGATATGATTATTTGACTCAGTCGGGACGAGAACATGTTATTCGTCTGACAGAAACTGGAACGGAGACGATGATTCTCTCTCATATTCAG GATGTGAAGTCTGTGTCAGAAGGCAGCAGGGTGATTAATAGCGTTTTAGAAGGAGATGTTCGTGTGTCAGCAGGAGCTGTTGTGCAGCACTGCCACCTACAG GGTCCAGTTGAGGTGCATTCTGGGTGTCTGCTGTCAGGGCTTGATTTGACCTCCTCATCCTGCATCCAACGTCTACCCCTGTCCAGTGACATCATCATTCAGGGTCATCGAGTGATCTTGGGAGAGATAAAGTTAACAGTGTACACAGCTTTTGGAGCTCATGACAATTTAGAG GCTTGCACTGATGATGTCAATGCATCATTCCTTAATCAAAAATGGAGTGATTTTTGTAGTCGGACTGGAATACA GCCTCAGTACCTTTGGGGAACTAATAGGACTGAGTCATGCTGTCTGCTGGACGCCCGCTTGTTCCCTGTGTTCATGCCACACTCAGGACACGTTGGACTAGAGGGTGTTTGTTGGCTCCTGGGTGGCACTGGAAGGCTGGACAACTGGAGGGAAGCCTGGAGACTCTCGCTCAGGGATATTCTCATCCTGACGGACCAGCAGGCAGAGCTGCGCTGGAGAGAAGAGCTGTTCTTCAGTGTTGGTCGACGGATAGCTGTAGATACTCTGCAGGGCCACATGGGTCTCAGTCTACTGTCATTCTTTAGAGCAGCAGCACTTGCTGGCCAGCAGGAGGCGCTGCTGCAAGCACTAGACTCTG TGGCTGCAGGCAGCGGTGGTGATCTTGGAGTAGCAGCTCGTTGTCTCGCCTGTATCGCTGACGTCCTTGGCTGTGTGGCTGGTGAGGGTAAAGGTGGTTTGCGTAGTGGACCAGCAGCGAATCCATCATGGGCTTCTGCTTTTAAGCTTCTAGAAGAGGGAAACTTATCTGTAGGTGTCAAAGAACTGGCCAGTCAAAGAAAACACTGGCTCAGCAG ACCAGATTTGTTGGTGAGAGCCGCCAGGCATTATGAGGGGGCGGGACAGATACTGCTGCGGAAAGCAGTTATGTCAGCACGTGAGTTTGTGTTCATTGGTCAAGGAGAGATGCCGCCCATGGGCGAATGGCAGGAAGTGGAATGTCCTGCTCGACTGGATCTGTCAG GTGGCTGGAGTGACACTCCTCCTATTGCGTTTGAACATGGTGGACTGGTGGTCAATGTGGCCATTAAAGTGGATGGAAAACGGCCGATTGGAGCTCGAGTTCGGCGTGTTCCAGAGCCTCATCTGCTGTTGGTCAGTACCAGCGGTGAACCGGCCTGCAGCATCTCCACAGAAACACTCTGTGAGGATCTTACTGACCTGGAAGACTATTGCCAACCTCACGCTCCAG GTGCTCTGCTAAAagcggtgtgtgtgtgcagtgagCTGGTGTGTGTATCGTCTTCTGTATCTCTGAAAGAGCAGTTGTTACAGCGCTGGGGTGGTGGACTGGAGATCCACAGCTGGTCTACGTTGCCACATGGATCTGGTCTCG GCACCAGCAGTATCCTGGCAGGTGCAGCTCTTGCAGCAGTATACAGATGTACAGGACGGAGCTACGACACAAACTCTCTCATTCATGATGTTCTTTACCTGGAGCAGATACTCACCACTG GTGGAGGATGGCAGGACCAGGTTGGTGGGCTGTTTGGAGGAGTGAAACTGGCCCGATCTGCAGCTAAATTACCGCTGAGAGTGGAAGTAGAACAGCTCTCTCTGACTCAAGACTTCCTGTCCGTCCTGCAGCAGCATCTTCTCCTGGTTTACACTGGAAAGACACGTTTAGCACGAAACCTCCTGCAG gacGTGGTGCGGAGCTGGTATGCACGTTTACCTTCCATCGTACAGAATGCAGAGCAGCTGGTGACCAATGCAGAGGAATGTGCTGAAGCCTGCAGAAAGg GATCTCTCGTCATATTGGGACACTGTATGGACACATACTGGCAGCAGAAGAAGCTGATGGCTCCAGGCTGTGAGCCGGCGGCAGTGAGATCGATGATGAATGCACTTCAGCCGCTGAGTTTAGGACAGAGTCTGGCAggagcaggaggaggaggattCCTGTTCTTACTCACCCGTGAGCCACAGCAGAAGGAAGCAGTGAGAGAGATTCTCACAAACATACAG GGCATTGGTTCCTTCAGTGTTCATTCAGTGGAGCTGGATATGGATGGGATCTCAATCATTCAGAAGAGCTCTGAACATCCTGAACAACAGCAGATGACATAA